Proteins encoded in a region of the Candidatus Hydrogenedentota bacterium genome:
- the holB gene encoding DNA polymerase III subunit delta', producing the protein MSLKAVRDQDASMRLLGNMLLRRRIPNGLLFWGPGGVGKRLAAAETAKAIHCRERENDACDACLSCRKVAAGNHPDVVFLAPVSKSRIITVEMVRSMTELATLRPFESNWRVFIIQDAERMGVPAQNHFLKTLEEPPGNSLFILVSESPGLLLPTIRSRCQRIRFGALRPETVAELLERTRDLPPDTARAIAAVAQGQMSRALDLVDTDKREVVVAVARQLSEGADPLALAEDFADRLNQRREEIKTALKAEMDSEAYKEATREDREEMKKQQLALAESLIRRDIMEYLFLFQTWYRDALVLNVTGDANRVLNRDQIDGLRVMKTEELDKKCAAMEKAKLYIERNLKEERVLRDLFLALSE; encoded by the coding sequence ATGAGTCTCAAGGCCGTTCGCGATCAGGATGCCTCGATGCGCCTTCTGGGCAACATGCTGTTACGGCGGCGCATACCCAATGGATTGCTGTTTTGGGGACCGGGCGGCGTCGGCAAGCGCCTTGCCGCCGCGGAAACAGCCAAGGCAATCCATTGCCGGGAACGCGAGAACGACGCCTGCGACGCCTGCCTGTCCTGCCGCAAAGTCGCGGCGGGCAACCATCCCGACGTCGTTTTTCTCGCGCCCGTCAGCAAGTCCCGCATCATTACCGTGGAAATGGTTCGTTCCATGACGGAATTGGCGACCTTGCGCCCCTTCGAGTCGAACTGGCGGGTCTTCATCATTCAGGACGCCGAACGCATGGGTGTTCCCGCGCAAAACCACTTCCTGAAAACACTCGAAGAACCGCCGGGCAATTCCCTGTTTATCCTGGTTTCCGAATCGCCGGGCCTGTTGCTTCCCACGATACGATCGCGCTGCCAGCGCATCCGCTTTGGCGCGCTTCGCCCGGAAACCGTCGCGGAATTGCTCGAACGCACACGGGATCTGCCGCCCGACACAGCGCGGGCGATTGCCGCCGTCGCGCAAGGGCAGATGTCCCGCGCGCTGGACCTCGTGGATACCGACAAACGCGAGGTCGTGGTGGCGGTGGCCAGGCAACTTTCCGAGGGCGCGGATCCGCTGGCCCTGGCGGAAGATTTCGCGGACCGCCTGAACCAGCGCCGGGAAGAAATCAAAACCGCCCTCAAGGCCGAGATGGATTCCGAGGCCTACAAGGAGGCGACGCGCGAGGATCGCGAAGAGATGAAGAAACAACAACTGGCCCTTGCGGAATCGCTCATCCGGCGTGATATCATGGAATATCTTTTCCTTTTCCAGACATGGTACCGCGACGCGCTCGTGCTGAACGTGACCGGCGACGCGAACCGCGTGTTGAATCGCGATCAGATTGACGGATTGCGCGTGATGAAAACCGAAGAACTCGACAAAAAATGCGCGGCCATGGAAAAGGCCAAATTGTATATTGAACGGAACCTCAAGGAAGAACGGGTGCTGCGCGACCTTTTTCTGGCGTTGTCCGAATAG
- a CDS encoding Gfo/Idh/MocA family oxidoreductase, with protein sequence MADKDMTRRGFLKTASVGTVAMSMSAASYARVKGANDRISIGIIGCGSRGLDAHMAGIYPFAKDQNIEVTAVCDPWRIRREMAAAKAKEQYGREARPFVSYRDVLALDDIDAVMIASPDHVHTLHLEAAAKAKKDVYCEKPISMDLESLKKAADAVKANNVVCQIGTQLRSLPSFTGCRELYKTGILGKVGRIEQCRNGEQPYWYHYLKEAKEEDVDWKEFLHDRPMRPFSSVQFTGWYGFLDFSGGPVPGFASHYIDLVHYITGAQFPSSAVCLGGVYTWKDEYGFTCPDHVQALWTYPEGFMVSYSTNFGNGGSNTFRILGDQGTLDMVNWTSPVLTAEGGSKNKGAIRGKKPIEDVPTDDHFLNWLKCLRSRETPNASIDAGYQHGVAILMATRAFETGERQVYDREKRKIHKG encoded by the coding sequence ATGGCGGACAAGGATATGACGAGGCGGGGATTTTTGAAAACGGCTTCCGTGGGAACGGTGGCCATGTCCATGAGCGCGGCAAGTTACGCGCGGGTAAAAGGCGCCAACGACCGCATTTCGATAGGCATCATCGGCTGCGGAAGCCGGGGGCTTGACGCGCACATGGCGGGCATATATCCGTTCGCCAAGGATCAGAACATCGAGGTCACGGCTGTTTGCGATCCATGGCGAATCCGGCGCGAGATGGCCGCCGCCAAGGCCAAGGAACAATACGGGCGCGAGGCAAGGCCGTTTGTGTCGTACCGCGACGTGCTGGCGCTCGACGACATTGATGCCGTGATGATTGCCTCGCCGGATCATGTCCACACCCTGCATCTCGAGGCGGCGGCAAAAGCCAAAAAAGACGTCTACTGCGAGAAACCCATCTCCATGGATCTCGAGTCGCTGAAGAAAGCCGCCGACGCCGTAAAGGCCAACAACGTGGTCTGCCAGATCGGCACCCAATTGCGGAGCCTTCCGAGTTTCACAGGGTGCCGGGAATTGTACAAGACGGGCATTTTGGGCAAAGTCGGGCGGATTGAACAATGCCGCAACGGCGAGCAGCCCTATTGGTACCACTACCTGAAAGAAGCCAAGGAAGAAGACGTGGACTGGAAAGAATTTCTCCACGACCGTCCCATGCGCCCCTTCAGTTCGGTGCAGTTTACCGGCTGGTACGGATTCCTCGACTTTTCCGGGGGACCGGTGCCGGGATTCGCCAGCCACTATATCGATCTGGTCCATTACATCACGGGCGCGCAATTTCCGTCGAGCGCCGTATGTCTCGGCGGCGTCTACACATGGAAGGACGAGTATGGATTCACCTGCCCGGACCATGTTCAGGCATTGTGGACGTATCCCGAGGGGTTCATGGTGTCCTATTCAACCAATTTCGGCAACGGCGGCAGCAACACCTTCCGCATCCTCGGCGACCAGGGCACGCTCGACATGGTCAACTGGACCAGCCCCGTTCTCACCGCGGAAGGCGGCAGCAAGAACAAGGGCGCCATCCGAGGAAAGAAACCCATTGAGGACGTGCCCACGGATGACCACTTCCTCAATTGGCTCAAGTGCCTGCGCAGCCGCGAAACGCCGAACGCCTCGATAGATGCCGGATATCAGCACGGTGTCGCGATTCTGATGGCAACGCGCGCCTTTGAAACCGGCGAGCGGCAGGTGTACGACCGGGAAAAACGAAAAATCCACAAGGGATAA
- a CDS encoding DUF3883 domain-containing protein: MRLGWRHARQKMTQDLSRKRLETKAIVVGYAMSRLDHRYLYCRGLNSWREAYREASKSLMEPDATFKNLRDEFDPIHLNPRKGWHMRPLRANRQTVMEELKEVSDDALMVLVEKILSHADTEVKDAIDALARITKTAANVAERLLTGRRAEEYFIANCSDLVNVLPQHLVDLRNAAVGYDFGITHDRGTAIEVKGIKEQQGNILFTDREWVEAKLRKDRYLLVVVGNLVDIPKAVVVRNPSGRLMVSCRYQKSISVTWSSTISII, from the coding sequence ATGCGGCTTGGCTGGCGCCACGCGAGACAGAAAATGACACAAGACCTATCGAGAAAACGACTGGAAACAAAGGCGATCGTGGTCGGATATGCCATGAGTCGCCTTGACCACCGTTACTTGTACTGTAGAGGCTTGAACAGCTGGCGCGAGGCCTACAGGGAAGCTTCCAAATCACTAATGGAGCCAGACGCGACGTTCAAAAATCTGAGAGATGAGTTTGATCCTATTCATCTCAATCCGCGCAAAGGCTGGCACATGCGGCCTTTACGTGCTAACAGGCAAACAGTCATGGAAGAGTTGAAGGAAGTAAGCGACGATGCCTTGATGGTGCTCGTGGAAAAAATCCTGTCGCATGCGGACACCGAGGTAAAGGATGCTATAGACGCACTGGCAAGAATCACGAAGACAGCCGCGAATGTGGCTGAAAGACTGCTAACCGGCAGGCGTGCGGAGGAATATTTCATAGCCAATTGTTCTGACTTGGTGAACGTCCTTCCGCAACATCTTGTCGATCTACGCAATGCTGCTGTTGGGTACGACTTCGGTATCACGCATGACAGAGGAACCGCGATAGAGGTCAAGGGCATCAAGGAACAACAGGGAAACATCCTCTTCACAGACAGGGAATGGGTAGAGGCTAAACTGCGCAAGGATAGATACCTGCTTGTGGTCGTCGGAAATTTGGTTGATATTCCCAAGGCCGTGGTCGTAAGGAACCCTTCTGGCCGGCTGATGGTTTCGTGCCGTTATCAGAAATCAATCAGCGTTACATGGTCATCAACAATATCGATCATATAA
- the hisA gene encoding 1-(5-phosphoribosyl)-5-[(5-phosphoribosylamino)methylideneamino]imidazole-4-carboxamide isomerase, which produces MQIVPAVDIRGGLCVNLVQGDYGRETVFGEDPVAQAVHWHEQGAAIVHIVDLDGAKAGHCCIAPQLKAIAAAGVPCEVGGGIRAMDTLHTVFGAGVERAILGTAAFRDPAFLREAAKAYPGRIVVGIDAKAGKVGLEGWLEITETDAVPFAMEAEAAGAARIIYTDILSDGMMAGPNIEATRAIARAVRIPVTASGGISSLDDIRALRTAEPDGIDEIIVGRALYLKRFTLAEAMAIASGK; this is translated from the coding sequence ATGCAAATTGTGCCGGCGGTGGACATCCGCGGCGGCCTGTGTGTCAATTTGGTTCAGGGCGATTACGGCCGGGAAACCGTGTTTGGCGAAGACCCCGTTGCCCAAGCCGTGCATTGGCATGAACAGGGCGCGGCTATTGTGCATATCGTGGACCTCGACGGCGCCAAGGCGGGCCACTGTTGTATCGCGCCGCAGTTGAAAGCCATCGCGGCGGCCGGCGTGCCATGCGAGGTCGGCGGCGGGATCCGCGCCATGGACACCCTTCACACGGTATTCGGCGCGGGCGTCGAGCGCGCCATTCTCGGCACCGCGGCTTTTCGCGATCCGGCTTTTCTGCGCGAGGCGGCGAAGGCCTATCCGGGGCGCATCGTCGTGGGCATAGACGCCAAGGCCGGCAAGGTCGGCCTCGAAGGCTGGCTGGAGATCACCGAAACGGACGCGGTTCCGTTTGCGATGGAGGCTGAGGCGGCGGGCGCGGCGCGTATCATCTACACGGACATCCTGAGCGACGGCATGATGGCCGGGCCGAACATCGAAGCGACGCGCGCGATTGCGCGCGCCGTGCGCATTCCCGTGACGGCGTCGGGCGGCATTTCCAGCCTGGACGACATCCGCGCGCTTCGGACGGCCGAACCCGACGGCATTGACGAAATCATTGTGGGCCGCGCGCTCTATCTGAAACGATTCACGCTCGCCGAGGCGATGGCCATTGCGTCGGGCAAATGA
- a CDS encoding prephenate dehydrogenase/arogenate dehydrogenase family protein — translation MHIESVAIIGVGLLGGSLGLALKERGLAGVVRGVGRRRESLSKALEAGTIDSAHLDLASGVQDADLIVICTPASQVVPLLDVLRDIALPSAIVTDVASTKASICAHANATWSVPRRFIGSHPMTGSEKFGPEHAFAHLYENAVVVLEKSRHVDNHARNLVRNLWESVGARIVEVEPVEHDAIVARTSHVSHVAAAALATIAVRQGPNAQPLSGRGFRDFTRIAASRPEVWRDICLTNRAAVLSGLDEFTEELRQIRAAIDRGDGLSIEAFFKAGRAAREEIVGT, via the coding sequence ATGCACATCGAGTCGGTGGCGATAATCGGCGTTGGACTATTGGGCGGATCGCTGGGCCTTGCCCTGAAGGAGCGCGGGCTGGCCGGCGTGGTGCGCGGCGTGGGACGCCGCCGCGAATCATTGAGCAAGGCACTGGAGGCCGGCACGATCGATTCGGCCCATCTGGATCTGGCCAGCGGCGTTCAGGACGCGGATCTCATCGTGATTTGCACCCCGGCCAGCCAGGTTGTTCCCCTGCTGGATGTCCTTCGGGATATTGCGCTGCCTTCGGCGATCGTTACGGATGTGGCCAGCACCAAGGCTTCCATCTGCGCCCATGCCAACGCGACGTGGTCTGTTCCCCGTCGCTTCATCGGAAGCCACCCCATGACGGGTTCGGAGAAATTCGGACCTGAACATGCCTTCGCACATTTGTATGAAAACGCGGTCGTTGTCCTGGAAAAATCCCGACATGTGGACAATCACGCCCGCAATCTCGTCCGTAATCTCTGGGAATCGGTGGGGGCGCGGATTGTCGAGGTTGAACCGGTCGAGCATGACGCCATTGTTGCGCGGACCAGCCATGTGTCCCATGTGGCCGCGGCCGCCTTGGCTACCATCGCCGTGCGGCAGGGACCCAATGCCCAGCCCTTGTCCGGCAGGGGGTTTCGCGACTTCACCCGCATCGCGGCAAGCCGCCCGGAAGTCTGGCGCGATATCTGCCTGACAAACCGCGCCGCCGTTTTAAGTGGATTGGACGAATTCACCGAGGAACTGCGGCAGATACGGGCGGCCATTGATCGTGGCGACGGCTTGTCTATCGAGGCCTTCTTCAAGGCCGGCCGCGCGGCCCGTGAGGAAATTGTGGGAACATGA
- the tmk gene encoding dTMP kinase, giving the protein MTRKPTRGLFITFEGVEGCGKSTQAALLRAYLEARGRAVVCTREPGGTPIAEAIRRVLLDPAHGTMLPVTELLLYEAARAQHVGERIRPALAVGAVVICDRFTDSTTAYQCAGRGLGHDVVEPLHGIATGGLRPDITFVIDVPASLGLARKAGMGTPDRIERETLAFHERVRAEYLRIASGDPGRVQIVDGTRDAETVAAMIHGRIDTLLEGG; this is encoded by the coding sequence ATGACCAGGAAACCGACCAGAGGACTGTTTATCACGTTCGAGGGCGTGGAAGGCTGTGGCAAATCCACCCAGGCGGCGCTTTTACGTGCCTATCTGGAGGCCAGGGGCCGGGCGGTGGTCTGCACACGCGAGCCGGGCGGCACGCCCATCGCGGAGGCGATCCGCCGCGTCCTGCTCGATCCCGCCCACGGCACGATGCTTCCCGTGACGGAACTCCTGCTGTACGAGGCGGCGCGCGCGCAGCACGTCGGTGAACGGATTCGACCGGCCCTTGCGGTGGGCGCGGTTGTCATTTGCGACCGGTTCACCGATTCCACGACGGCGTATCAGTGCGCGGGACGCGGTCTGGGCCACGATGTGGTTGAGCCATTGCACGGGATCGCGACGGGCGGTCTGCGGCCCGACATCACGTTCGTGATAGACGTGCCCGCCTCGCTCGGTTTGGCCCGCAAGGCCGGAATGGGCACGCCCGACCGAATCGAGCGCGAAACGCTTGCGTTTCACGAACGCGTCCGCGCTGAATATCTGCGGATCGCGTCCGGGGATCCCGGGCGCGTTCAAATTGTGGACGGCACGCGCGACGCGGAAACGGTCGCGGCGATGATCCACGGGCGGATCGACACTTTGCTGGAGGGCGGATGA
- the ricT gene encoding regulatory iron-sulfur-containing complex subunit RicT, with translation MVQKVIVRLRRPTRVQVFTARGIVLSPGDACIVRTEQGLEFGTCMAEPEDCTEEEVKGIAQPVVRRATSNDQLTFQQILKEEERAFELCARKIRERNLSMQLVDVEYTFDRHKITFRFTAEERVDFRDLVRELAHELKARIELQHIQVRDKAKTVGGFAACGRELCCATWLTDFMPISMKMAKRQNLSLNPAKISGQCGRLMCCLSYENANYEDPKKKKAAAVPDAASDPETADGDPEEIETMEEAEPDVEEAAADSEESSQPVASGLPGNEKPRGKRKKRRRRK, from the coding sequence ATGGTGCAAAAAGTAATCGTGCGGCTTCGGCGGCCCACCCGGGTGCAGGTGTTTACCGCGCGCGGCATTGTGCTCTCCCCCGGCGACGCGTGCATTGTGCGTACCGAACAGGGTCTCGAATTCGGCACATGCATGGCCGAGCCGGAAGACTGCACCGAGGAGGAAGTGAAAGGCATCGCGCAGCCGGTCGTTCGCCGGGCCACGTCAAACGATCAACTGACCTTTCAGCAAATCCTCAAGGAAGAAGAACGGGCGTTCGAACTATGCGCCCGGAAAATTCGCGAACGCAATCTTTCCATGCAACTGGTGGATGTCGAATACACCTTTGATCGCCACAAGATCACCTTCCGGTTCACCGCGGAAGAGCGGGTGGATTTTCGCGATCTCGTGCGGGAACTGGCCCACGAACTCAAGGCGCGCATCGAACTCCAGCATATCCAGGTCCGCGACAAGGCCAAGACGGTCGGCGGCTTTGCGGCCTGTGGGCGCGAATTGTGCTGCGCGACGTGGCTGACGGATTTCATGCCCATTTCGATGAAGATGGCCAAGCGCCAGAATCTTTCCCTCAATCCCGCCAAGATCAGCGGTCAATGCGGGCGGCTCATGTGTTGTCTCAGTTACGAAAACGCCAATTACGAGGATCCCAAGAAGAAAAAAGCCGCCGCTGTGCCGGATGCCGCATCCGATCCCGAAACCGCTGACGGCGACCCCGAAGAAATCGAGACGATGGAAGAAGCGGAACCGGACGTTGAAGAAGCGGCCGCCGACTCTGAAGAATCCAGCCAACCTGTCGCTTCGGGCCTTCCGGGCAACGAAAAACCGCGTGGCAAGCGGAAAAAACGCCGCCGCCGCAAATAA